The following coding sequences lie in one Candidatus Bathyarchaeota archaeon genomic window:
- a CDS encoding PIN domain-containing protein: protein MTSAILLDTSFLLPSFGVDTGERIRRCLRFLAEHRREAKVCYSRYSLLEAVFILLRMLRHGRLKPEEAFTMVEAGVSTVIYSLEAVSETPTVFREALKLYEMGHKDLFDNLLYSAAVASRAYLLTVDEQLRAFIQENKLQDITLDPENLLKKLS from the coding sequence ATGACCTCCGCTATACTGCTCGATACCTCGTTTCTACTTCCCTCCTTCGGGGTAGATACTGGAGAAAGAATTAGACGTTGTTTAAGGTTCTTAGCTGAACATAGACGCGAAGCCAAGGTCTGTTATTCTAGATACAGTCTTTTAGAAGCCGTTTTCATTCTTTTAAGAATGCTGAGGCATGGCCGTCTAAAACCGGAAGAAGCTTTTACGATGGTTGAAGCAGGAGTCTCCACGGTTATCTATAGCCTCGAAGCGGTGAGTGAAACTCCGACGGTTTTCAGGGAAGCCTTAAAACTCTACGAAATGGGACATAAAGATCTATTTGATAATCTCCTCTACTCGGCGGCTGTGGCAAGTAGGGCGTACCTTCTAACAGTAGATGAGCAGCTTAGAGCCTTTATCCAAGAAAACAAGCTACAAGACATAACGTTAGACCCAGAAAACCTACTAAAGAAGCTCTCCTAG
- a CDS encoding AbrB/MazE/SpoVT family DNA-binding domain-containing protein codes for MRFRLKVDSKGHIRLPREVREEVGDIVILEKTENGFVLRPGELVDFLKEFREVIASVPLRTGEPENCPPSRMKTIWRSS; via the coding sequence ATGCGCTTCAGGTTGAAGGTCGACTCTAAGGGCCATATTCGTCTTCCGCGTGAGGTTAGGGAAGAAGTCGGCGACATCGTCATTCTAGAGAAGACGGAAAATGGCTTCGTATTGAGACCTGGGGAGTTGGTTGACTTCTTGAAGGAGTTTAGGGAAGTGATCGCCTCGGTACCTCTAAGGACGGGTGAGCCTGAGAACTGCCCCCCGTCAAGGATGAAGACCATATGGAGGTCTTCCTGA
- a CDS encoding HIT family protein yields MKLDCVFCKIVNNEVKALKVYESEDVLAFLDVNPISLGHTLIIPKKHYVCIFDIPDEILKEIISVSKMLAKTYREKLNITGVNILHASGKDAQQSVFHFHIHLIPRYPNDGLDLWIHKYPRRKVRLEEAVEKIMRERT; encoded by the coding sequence GTGAAGCTAGATTGTGTTTTCTGCAAAATCGTAAATAACGAGGTAAAGGCTTTAAAAGTATATGAAAGCGAAGATGTTCTTGCTTTTTTGGATGTTAATCCCATTAGTCTAGGACACACTCTAATTATCCCAAAGAAACATTACGTGTGCATTTTCGACATTCCTGATGAAATTTTGAAAGAAATAATCTCTGTCTCAAAAATGCTCGCTAAAACGTATAGAGAAAAGTTAAACATAACAGGCGTTAACATTTTGCATGCCAGCGGAAAGGATGCCCAGCAAAGTGTTTTCCACTTCCATATACACTTGATCCCAAGATATCCTAACGATGGTCTGGACCTATGGATCCATAAATACCCTAGACGCAAGGTCAGACTGGAAGAAGCGGTCGAGAAGATCATGAGAGAAAGAACTTAG
- a CDS encoding Gfo/Idh/MocA family oxidoreductase, translating to MVVKIGIVGSGWASHMHVRCLKENPKAEVVALADVVRSKGLSFAKAYGIPKFYESPERLFKDPEVEAVYIASPPKFHVVQAIAALKSGKHVFSEKPPAISLEEAEKLVNAVEKAGLIYQVGFNRRFWPVYKRLKGLVDSKRLRPFVVDIKMVRGEMERPPWTKVREVAGGFLYDSVIHMLDLSRWLVGEPKTVRCLARRNIYPHPDGFVIMMEFSNEERTILSITSAGHASWVYPFERVEVYGDHCSAITEESLRLTFAWGKEDIPNVEVHQFTKLPEHVAWGFKEEDDLFVEAVDKGVAPPVTVEDAYKAVKLVEACYTSADKNGEPIEITR from the coding sequence ATGGTCGTGAAGATCGGGATCGTGGGTTCAGGTTGGGCTTCTCACATGCATGTCCGTTGTCTCAAGGAGAACCCCAAGGCCGAGGTCGTGGCGCTGGCGGACGTAGTCAGGTCTAAGGGGTTATCCTTTGCGAAGGCGTATGGTATCCCCAAGTTCTATGAGTCTCCTGAGAGGCTTTTCAAAGACCCTGAGGTCGAAGCCGTCTACATAGCTTCTCCGCCTAAGTTCCATGTCGTCCAAGCCATAGCTGCTTTGAAGTCGGGTAAGCACGTGTTCTCTGAGAAGCCTCCCGCCATAAGCCTCGAGGAGGCTGAGAAGCTCGTTAACGCCGTGGAGAAAGCGGGTTTAATCTATCAGGTGGGCTTCAACAGGAGGTTCTGGCCCGTCTACAAGAGGCTTAAGGGGCTTGTGGATTCTAAGCGTCTCAGACCGTTCGTGGTCGATATCAAGATGGTTCGGGGTGAGATGGAGAGGCCGCCGTGGACCAAGGTCAGGGAGGTCGCCGGAGGCTTCTTGTACGACAGTGTGATACACATGCTGGACCTATCCCGTTGGCTCGTAGGGGAGCCTAAGACCGTCCGGTGTCTGGCTAGGAGGAACATATACCCGCATCCAGACGGCTTCGTGATCATGATGGAGTTCTCCAACGAGGAGAGGACGATCCTATCGATAACCTCGGCCGGGCATGCGTCGTGGGTCTACCCGTTCGAGAGGGTCGAGGTATACGGGGACCACTGCTCGGCGATAACAGAGGAGAGCCTCAGGCTCACGTTCGCATGGGGTAAGGAGGATATCCCGAACGTCGAGGTGCATCAGTTTACAAAGCTTCCGGAGCATGTAGCCTGGGGCTTCAAGGAGGAAGACGACCTCTTCGTCGAGGCGGTAGATAAAGGCGTAGCTCCTCCGGTCACGGTCGAAGACGCATACAAAGCCGTAAAGCTCGTAGAAGCATGCTACACCTCAGCCGATAAAAACGGCGAACCCATAGAGATAACCCGTTAA
- a CDS encoding alpha/beta hydrolase has protein sequence MEEKPVFFVNEGERLVGMLHVPDETPAPIVVFCHGFTGHRIEAHRLFVHAARAFCRHGFLALRFDFRGSGESEGLFQSMTVSGEVSDLKAAISWVENLDEVEKDRVGVVGLSLGGVVVILTASQDDRIRAVAAWSAPADLSEVAKGVLSGVGLEEVASRGYLDLPSGYRVGYGFVSEAYSMKHAVLSAVSKISPRPLLIVHGTEDQVVPPSHAERLYKTAGEPKSLFMVEGADHTFSRWELQWKVINHTVEWFEENLK, from the coding sequence TTGGAGGAGAAGCCTGTGTTTTTCGTGAACGAAGGGGAACGGCTTGTCGGTATGCTCCATGTTCCTGATGAGACGCCTGCGCCGATCGTGGTCTTCTGCCACGGCTTTACAGGTCACCGGATCGAGGCTCACCGGCTCTTCGTCCACGCAGCCAGGGCGTTCTGTAGACATGGATTCTTAGCATTGCGTTTCGACTTCAGAGGGTCTGGCGAGAGCGAGGGGTTGTTTCAGTCGATGACTGTTTCGGGGGAGGTTAGCGACTTAAAAGCCGCTATATCCTGGGTCGAAAACCTCGATGAGGTTGAGAAGGATAGGGTCGGTGTGGTTGGTTTAAGTCTAGGAGGGGTGGTCGTCATACTGACGGCTTCTCAGGACGATAGGATCAGGGCTGTGGCTGCATGGAGCGCGCCTGCAGACCTTTCAGAAGTGGCTAAAGGGGTCCTCAGCGGTGTGGGGCTTGAGGAGGTCGCGTCTAGGGGTTACCTAGACCTTCCCTCTGGCTACCGTGTAGGTTACGGCTTCGTATCAGAGGCATACTCTATGAAGCACGCTGTCTTATCGGCCGTCTCGAAGATTTCGCCTCGGCCGCTTCTGATAGTCCACGGAACCGAAGACCAAGTGGTTCCGCCTAGTCACGCCGAGAGACTGTATAAAACGGCTGGAGAGCCTAAGAGCCTCTTCATGGTCGAGGGTGCAGACCACACGTTCAGCCGCTGGGAGCTTCAGTGGAAGGTCATAAACCACACGGTCGAATGGTTCGAGGAAAATCTCAAGTAA
- a CDS encoding Gfo/Idh/MocA family oxidoreductase, translating to MGRVLGAGIIGCGGIATAHAEAYRRSSRARLVAVCDIRRERAVAMAERFGVPRYYTSLEEFLRDPELEVVSICTPHHLHASQTVAAAEAGKHVLCEKPMAISLRQADEMIAACRDNGVKLGIVFQLRFNPLYRRIKEASDGGGFGIPVLAEAMVKWYREEARYYFRDEVAKSWRGKRATEGGGALINQAIHTIDLLQWIMGPVDFLYGICDTRTHHIEVEDLAVSILRFRSGALGYIVGSVSIKPQETCLNIYGSEGAVCVRDGRVTVWTVKDVKPPSGEEMKTSLTGHNAVVEDFLSAIVEDREPMVTGEEGRKSLEIVLAIYRASMKEGKVVFPLAE from the coding sequence ATGGGTAGGGTTTTAGGTGCGGGTATAATCGGTTGCGGAGGCATAGCTACGGCTCATGCCGAGGCCTATAGGAGGTCCAGCAGGGCCCGGCTCGTAGCGGTCTGCGATATAAGACGCGAGAGGGCTGTAGCCATGGCCGAGAGGTTCGGCGTCCCACGTTATTATACCAGCTTAGAAGAGTTTCTACGAGACCCTGAGCTGGAGGTTGTTAGCATATGCACGCCTCACCATCTTCACGCTTCGCAGACGGTAGCGGCGGCCGAGGCAGGTAAACATGTTCTATGCGAGAAGCCTATGGCCATAAGTCTGAGACAAGCCGATGAGATGATAGCGGCCTGTAGAGACAACGGTGTAAAGCTCGGTATAGTGTTTCAGCTCCGGTTCAACCCGCTTTACCGGAGGATCAAGGAGGCTTCAGACGGCGGAGGATTCGGTATACCTGTCCTAGCCGAGGCGATGGTGAAATGGTATAGGGAGGAGGCTAGATACTATTTCCGAGATGAGGTGGCTAAGTCGTGGAGGGGGAAGCGGGCCACCGAGGGAGGCGGGGCGTTGATAAACCAGGCGATCCACACGATAGACTTGCTGCAGTGGATCATGGGGCCCGTGGATTTTCTGTATGGAATATGCGACACTAGGACGCATCACATCGAGGTCGAGGACTTAGCGGTCTCGATCCTCAGGTTTAGAAGCGGGGCGTTAGGCTACATCGTCGGAAGTGTCTCCATAAAGCCTCAGGAAACATGTTTAAACATATACGGCTCTGAGGGGGCGGTATGCGTAAGAGACGGGAGGGTAACGGTCTGGACGGTCAAAGACGTGAAACCTCCGAGCGGGGAGGAGATGAAGACCAGCCTTACAGGGCATAACGCCGTGGTCGAAGACTTCCTCTCAGCCATAGTTGAGGATAGGGAACCCATGGTAACCGGTGAGGAGGGGCGTAAATCTCTGGAGATCGTGCTGGCGATCTACAGGGCTAGTATGAAGGAGGGGAAAGTCGTGTTTCCGCTGGCCGAGTAG
- a CDS encoding type II toxin-antitoxin system ParD family antitoxin: MKLVSVHLPETYLRDLDVLVKAGYYPNRAEAIRSAVRDLLIREVWYRRFDIEETAE; the protein is encoded by the coding sequence ATGAAGCTTGTGTCGGTTCACCTACCTGAAACTTACCTTAGAGACCTGGATGTTCTCGTTAAGGCCGGATACTACCCGAATAGAGCCGAGGCCATAAGGTCCGCGGTGAGAGACCTTCTGATACGAGAAGTCTGGTATAGACGTTTTGACATAGAAGAAACAGCCGAGTAA
- a CDS encoding tRNA (N(6)-L-threonylcarbamoyladenosine(37)-C(2))-methylthiotransferase has translation MVKVYLEVYGCSANVADAEIMLGLLRSRGHEVVNDPELSDVNILVTCTVKTPTEHRMIHRITVLSSLGKPLIVAGCMPLTGRAIIERINPKASLLGARAVTRIEEAVEAAVKGKRFIKLTEPDEVKLCKPRFRLKYPVGIVPIAQGCLGNCSFCQVKLARGRLRSYPPDMVVEEVRRALRQGCKEIWLTSQDNGCYGFDIGSDLADLLEKVLSIEGDFMVRVGMMNPLYLSRFLDRLLDMYSDERIFKFAHIPVQSGSDKVLRDMRRRYTSSEAEEVMQRFRAKYPNLTLMTDIIVGYPTESEEDFEETLAFIARVKPDHVNVSKFGARPGTEAYKLKPLPVKLVKERVKRLTALCSEISYKRNLSWVGWVGEVLVEEPGLKPRSWIARNFSYKPIVLRTHEDLLGKRLNVRVVKAYRNFLLATTLQSS, from the coding sequence GTGGTTAAAGTATATCTCGAGGTTTACGGCTGTAGCGCCAACGTAGCCGACGCCGAGATAATGCTAGGCCTACTCAGGAGTAGAGGCCATGAGGTAGTAAACGACCCGGAGCTCTCTGACGTAAACATCCTAGTGACCTGTACGGTTAAAACGCCTACTGAGCACAGGATGATTCATCGGATAACCGTGCTCTCAAGCCTTGGTAAACCGCTTATAGTCGCAGGCTGTATGCCTCTTACGGGTAGGGCTATAATAGAGCGTATAAACCCCAAAGCCTCCCTCCTAGGAGCGAGAGCAGTTACGAGGATTGAAGAAGCTGTGGAAGCAGCGGTCAAGGGTAAACGATTCATCAAGCTTACCGAACCTGATGAGGTTAAGCTCTGTAAACCTAGGTTCAGGCTTAAATACCCCGTCGGTATCGTCCCGATAGCTCAGGGATGTCTAGGGAACTGCAGCTTCTGCCAGGTTAAATTGGCTAGGGGAAGGCTTAGGAGCTATCCGCCTGACATGGTGGTCGAGGAGGTCCGTAGGGCTCTAAGACAGGGCTGTAAAGAGATATGGCTGACGTCTCAGGATAACGGATGCTACGGCTTCGACATAGGGTCTGACTTAGCAGATCTGCTCGAGAAGGTCCTGAGCATCGAAGGGGACTTCATGGTTAGAGTCGGGATGATGAATCCATTGTATCTATCTAGGTTTCTAGATAGGCTTCTCGACATGTACTCCGATGAGAGGATCTTTAAGTTCGCCCATATTCCTGTCCAATCTGGAAGCGACAAGGTGCTTAGGGATATGCGTAGGAGATATACGTCGTCCGAGGCTGAGGAAGTCATGCAGAGGTTCAGAGCCAAATATCCGAACCTAACCCTTATGACGGACATTATAGTCGGCTATCCAACAGAGTCTGAAGAGGACTTCGAGGAGACATTAGCCTTCATAGCGCGTGTGAAGCCGGACCACGTCAACGTTTCGAAGTTCGGGGCTAGACCTGGAACGGAAGCCTACAAGCTTAAGCCCCTACCTGTTAAGCTCGTCAAGGAGAGGGTTAAACGTTTAACCGCTCTATGCTCCGAGATATCCTATAAGCGTAACCTCAGCTGGGTCGGCTGGGTAGGAGAAGTCTTGGTCGAGGAGCCTGGTCTGAAGCCTAGGAGCTGGATAGCCCGGAACTTTTCTTATAAACCGATAGTCCTCCGGACACATGAGGATCTTTTAGGTAAAAGGTTAAACGTCAGAGTTGTGAAAGCCTATAGAAACTTCCTCCTAGCCACCACATTGCAGTCAAGTTAG